A window of Corvus cornix cornix isolate S_Up_H32 chromosome 4, ASM73873v5, whole genome shotgun sequence contains these coding sequences:
- the ENOPH1 gene encoding enolase-phosphatase E1 isoform X1, producing the protein MGVLPVPAEVRAILLDIEGTTTPIAFVQETLFPYIKDNVKEYLRAHWEEEECQRDVGLLRKQAQEDSSLDGAVPIPLESGSGEEELERVIQAVVDNVHWQMSLDRKTTALKQLQGHMWRAAYATGHVKGEIFEDVVPAIRKWREAGMKVYIYSSGSVEAQKLLFGYSTEGDILELFDGHFDTKIGPKVESESYRRIAASIGCATNNILFLTDVPREANAAEEADTHVAVVIRPGNAGLTDDEKSYYSLISSFTELFLPSST; encoded by the exons atgggCGTGCTGCCGGTGCCGGCGGAGGTGCGCGCCATCCTGCTGGACATCGAGGGCACCACCACCCCCATCGCCTTCGTCCAG GAGACCTTGTTCCCTTACATCAAAGACAACGTGAAGGAGTATCTGCGTGCTcactgggaggaggaggagtgcCAGCGGGATGTCGGACTTCTGAGGAAACAG GCGCAGGAGGACTCCAGCCTGGACGGGGCCGTGCCGATCCCTTTGGAGAGCGGCAgtggggaagaggagctggagcgCGTCATCCAGGCCGTCGTAGACAACGTGCACTGGCAGATGTCCCTGGACAGGAAGACCACGGcactgaagcagctgcagggccaCATGTGGAGGGCAGCCTATGCCACCGGGCACGTCAAAGGAGA AATCTTCGAGGACGTGGTTCCAGCCATCCGGAAGTGGCGGGAAGCAGGGATGAAGGTCTATATATACTCTTCAGGCAGCGTTGAAGCCCAGAAGCTTCTGTTCGGATACTCTACAGAAGGTGATATCCTAGAG CTCTTTGATGGCCACTTTGATACCAAAATAGGTCCCAAAGTAGAAAGTGAGAGCTACAGGAGGATTGCCGCCAGTATTGGGTGCGCCACCAACAACATCCTCTTCCTGACAGACGTTCCTCGAG AAGCCAATGCGGCCGAGGAGGCGGACACTCACGTGGCTGTGGTGATCAGACCAGGCAACGCAGGACTGACAGATGATGAGAAATCCTATTACAGCCTCATCTCATCTTTCACCGAacttttcctgccttcctccacCTAG
- the ENOPH1 gene encoding enolase-phosphatase E1 isoform X2 encodes MGVLPVPAEVRAILLDIEGTTTPIAFVQAQEDSSLDGAVPIPLESGSGEEELERVIQAVVDNVHWQMSLDRKTTALKQLQGHMWRAAYATGHVKGEIFEDVVPAIRKWREAGMKVYIYSSGSVEAQKLLFGYSTEGDILELFDGHFDTKIGPKVESESYRRIAASIGCATNNILFLTDVPREANAAEEADTHVAVVIRPGNAGLTDDEKSYYSLISSFTELFLPSST; translated from the exons atgggCGTGCTGCCGGTGCCGGCGGAGGTGCGCGCCATCCTGCTGGACATCGAGGGCACCACCACCCCCATCGCCTTCGTCCAG GCGCAGGAGGACTCCAGCCTGGACGGGGCCGTGCCGATCCCTTTGGAGAGCGGCAgtggggaagaggagctggagcgCGTCATCCAGGCCGTCGTAGACAACGTGCACTGGCAGATGTCCCTGGACAGGAAGACCACGGcactgaagcagctgcagggccaCATGTGGAGGGCAGCCTATGCCACCGGGCACGTCAAAGGAGA AATCTTCGAGGACGTGGTTCCAGCCATCCGGAAGTGGCGGGAAGCAGGGATGAAGGTCTATATATACTCTTCAGGCAGCGTTGAAGCCCAGAAGCTTCTGTTCGGATACTCTACAGAAGGTGATATCCTAGAG CTCTTTGATGGCCACTTTGATACCAAAATAGGTCCCAAAGTAGAAAGTGAGAGCTACAGGAGGATTGCCGCCAGTATTGGGTGCGCCACCAACAACATCCTCTTCCTGACAGACGTTCCTCGAG AAGCCAATGCGGCCGAGGAGGCGGACACTCACGTGGCTGTGGTGATCAGACCAGGCAACGCAGGACTGACAGATGATGAGAAATCCTATTACAGCCTCATCTCATCTTTCACCGAacttttcctgccttcctccacCTAG
- the TMEM150C gene encoding transmembrane protein 150C isoform X1, protein MASGMDGKKCSMWMFLPLVFTLFTSAGLWIVYFIAVEDNKILPLSVPDRKPGPERPPYISIAGDAPPASCVFSQVMNMAAFLALVMAVLRFIQLKPKVLTPWLNISGLVALCLASFGMTLLGNFQLSNDEEIHIVGTLLTFGFGTLACWIQSALTLKINLKNEGRKAGIPRVALSASITLCVVLYFILMDRGIHMHASRIQWGLVMCFLCYFGTFAVEFRHYRFEIICSEYQENFLSFSENLSEASEYQTDQV, encoded by the exons ATGGCCT CAGGTATGGATGGGAAGAAATGCAGCATGTGGATGTTTTTACCTCTTGTCTTTACCCTGTTTACATCAGCTGGATTATGGATAGT GTACTTTATAGCAGTGGAAGACAACAAAATTCTCCCACTAAGTGTACCAGATAG GAAACCTGGTCCCGAAAGACCGCCTTATATAAG TATTGCAGGTGATGCACCTCCTGCAAGCTGTGTGTTTAGTCAAGTCATGAACATGGCAGCATTTCTAG CGCTTGTTATGGCTGTCCTGCGCTTCATTCAGCTGAAGCCAAAGGTGCTCACCCCTTGGCTGAACATCAGCGGCTTGGTGGCACTGTGCTTGGCTTCTTTTGGGATGACCCTACTCGGCAACTTTCAG CTTTCCAATGATGAGGAGATCCACATCGTGGGCACATTGCTGACCTTTGGCTTCGGGACATTGGCGTGCTGGATCCAGTCTGCCCTTACCCTCAAGATCAACCTGAAGAATGAGGGGCGGAAAGCTGGGATTCCACGAGTGGCTCTCTCAGCCAGCATCACCCTCTGTGTGGTGCTCT ATTTCATCCTTATGGACCGGGGCATTCACATGCATGCTTCCAGGATCCAGTGGGGCCTGGTGATGTGCTTCCTGTGCTACTTTGGCACCTTTGCAGTGGAGTTCAGGCATTACAGATTTGAGATCATTTGTTCTGAGTACCAGGAAAACTTCCTgagcttttctgaaaacttaTCAGAAGCCTCCGAGTACCAGACAGATCAGGTGTAG
- the TMEM150C gene encoding transmembrane protein 150C isoform X2 encodes MACMDGKKCSMWMFLPLVFTLFTSAGLWIVYFIAVEDNKILPLSVPDRKPGPERPPYISIAGDAPPASCVFSQVMNMAAFLALVMAVLRFIQLKPKVLTPWLNISGLVALCLASFGMTLLGNFQLSNDEEIHIVGTLLTFGFGTLACWIQSALTLKINLKNEGRKAGIPRVALSASITLCVVLYFILMDRGIHMHASRIQWGLVMCFLCYFGTFAVEFRHYRFEIICSEYQENFLSFSENLSEASEYQTDQV; translated from the exons ATGGCCT GTATGGATGGGAAGAAATGCAGCATGTGGATGTTTTTACCTCTTGTCTTTACCCTGTTTACATCAGCTGGATTATGGATAGT GTACTTTATAGCAGTGGAAGACAACAAAATTCTCCCACTAAGTGTACCAGATAG GAAACCTGGTCCCGAAAGACCGCCTTATATAAG TATTGCAGGTGATGCACCTCCTGCAAGCTGTGTGTTTAGTCAAGTCATGAACATGGCAGCATTTCTAG CGCTTGTTATGGCTGTCCTGCGCTTCATTCAGCTGAAGCCAAAGGTGCTCACCCCTTGGCTGAACATCAGCGGCTTGGTGGCACTGTGCTTGGCTTCTTTTGGGATGACCCTACTCGGCAACTTTCAG CTTTCCAATGATGAGGAGATCCACATCGTGGGCACATTGCTGACCTTTGGCTTCGGGACATTGGCGTGCTGGATCCAGTCTGCCCTTACCCTCAAGATCAACCTGAAGAATGAGGGGCGGAAAGCTGGGATTCCACGAGTGGCTCTCTCAGCCAGCATCACCCTCTGTGTGGTGCTCT ATTTCATCCTTATGGACCGGGGCATTCACATGCATGCTTCCAGGATCCAGTGGGGCCTGGTGATGTGCTTCCTGTGCTACTTTGGCACCTTTGCAGTGGAGTTCAGGCATTACAGATTTGAGATCATTTGTTCTGAGTACCAGGAAAACTTCCTgagcttttctgaaaacttaTCAGAAGCCTCCGAGTACCAGACAGATCAGGTGTAG